A genomic region of Nostoc sp. UHCC 0702 contains the following coding sequences:
- a CDS encoding Uma2 family endonuclease → MVTTAATSSQRVILPNISWQTFETILAEMGDNRATRLAYDHGTLEIMTPLMPHEHNKRLIEKLIDNLAEELNLNLKSTGSVTCKRPDLLRAVEPDSSFYIQNEPVMRHKQHLDLTQDPPPDLVIEVDYTSASVDRMPIYLALGILEVWRYDEPVMQIYQLREGVYVPCDVSPTFANLPLTTEIPRFLQESLRIGEIPMIRSFRNWLRQQSGFFVE, encoded by the coding sequence ATGGTGACGACAGCGGCGACTAGTTCCCAGCGAGTCATATTGCCAAACATCAGTTGGCAGACCTTTGAAACCATCCTGGCAGAAATGGGGGATAATCGAGCCACGCGGCTGGCTTATGACCACGGAACGCTGGAAATTATGACACCTTTAATGCCCCATGAGCATAACAAAAGATTAATAGAGAAGCTGATTGATAATCTAGCCGAGGAACTCAATCTCAATCTGAAAAGCACTGGATCAGTAACTTGCAAGCGTCCAGACTTACTGCGGGCTGTAGAACCAGATTCAAGTTTTTATATCCAGAATGAACCTGTGATGCGACATAAGCAGCATCTCGACTTGACCCAAGACCCACCACCTGATTTAGTAATCGAGGTAGACTACACCAGCGCCTCTGTTGACCGAATGCCTATCTATCTTGCTTTGGGTATTCTGGAAGTTTGGCGTTATGACGAACCTGTGATGCAAATTTACCAGTTGCGCGAGGGCGTGTATGTTCCTTGTGATGTGTCGCCAACTTTTGCAAATCTGCCGCTGACCACTGAAATTCCTCGTTTTTTGCAAGAAAGCCTGAGAATTGGGGAAATACCCATGATACGCTCATTTCGCAATTGGCTGAGACAGCAAAGTGGTTTTTTTGTGGAGTAA
- a CDS encoding PEP-CTERM sorting domain-containing protein (PEP-CTERM proteins occur, often in large numbers, in the proteomes of bacteria that also encode an exosortase, a predicted intramembrane cysteine proteinase. The presence of a PEP-CTERM domain at a protein's C-terminus predicts cleavage within the sorting domain, followed by covalent anchoring to some some component of the (usually Gram-negative) cell surface. Many PEP-CTERM proteins exhibit an unusual sequence composition that includes large numbers of potential glycosylation sites. Expression of one such protein has been shown restore the ability of a bacterium to form floc, a type of biofilm.) has protein sequence MRFSQLLVILGCTIAAFGTIAPLRAEAAKYQVQSGVTSVYHNLEAFRQIGLDLTGSNNTVTPINSDYIVGFGISPATNFTFSDKNGFTPLSGTIEHTGTVTFNNQTTIGNFSLGFDPQRAINNATGLFLKDTLSELIVFDLSAPETVSLNSNNLILDQVTLLFSPEFANSSILSNSNLAGEFAGIARIDAQVVAAAIPEPASTLGLLAVGMAVLTIRCKKQM, from the coding sequence ATGCGTTTTTCTCAGCTTTTAGTAATTCTTGGTTGCACCATAGCAGCTTTTGGAACAATTGCACCTCTACGGGCAGAAGCTGCAAAATATCAGGTGCAGTCTGGAGTCACCAGCGTCTATCATAATCTGGAAGCTTTCAGACAGATTGGGCTAGATTTGACAGGCAGCAATAATACAGTTACACCAATTAATAGTGATTATATAGTTGGCTTCGGCATCAGCCCAGCTACCAACTTCACGTTCAGTGACAAAAACGGTTTTACTCCGCTTTCAGGTACAATCGAACACACTGGAACTGTTACATTTAACAACCAAACTACCATCGGTAACTTTTCTCTGGGTTTTGATCCGCAACGTGCAATTAACAATGCCACTGGGCTTTTTTTAAAAGATACATTGTCAGAGCTAATTGTGTTTGACTTAAGCGCACCGGAAACTGTATCATTGAACAGCAATAATTTAATTCTCGATCAAGTTACACTATTGTTTTCTCCTGAGTTTGCTAATAGCAGTATTCTAAGCAACTCTAACTTAGCAGGTGAATTTGCTGGAATTGCACGAATTGATGCTCAAGTAGTCGCAGCTGCAATACCAGAACCAGCAAGCACACTAGGATTATTAGCAGTTGGTATGGCTGTATTAACAATTAGGTGTAAAAAGCAGATGTAA
- a CDS encoding calcium-binding protein, with protein sequence MPSVERDENRENRIETEIIVDTENDKEERAMGWYYYLDDTLNVPFMAKLKKKSRKSGTIEEKKVEVLGMAPDDDCLKDMYVEVVYPDGKDEDVFTAKLSEIEVIDADDETKEAIADWHYWLARGYKF encoded by the coding sequence ATGCCTAGTGTTGAACGCGACGAAAACCGAGAAAATCGCATTGAAACAGAGATAATTGTCGATACCGAAAATGATAAAGAAGAACGGGCGATGGGTTGGTACTACTACCTAGACGATACTCTCAACGTACCTTTTATGGCAAAGTTGAAGAAAAAGTCACGCAAATCAGGCACCATCGAGGAGAAAAAAGTTGAGGTGCTAGGAATGGCACCAGATGATGACTGCTTAAAAGATATGTATGTAGAAGTGGTTTATCCAGATGGCAAAGATGAAGATGTATTTACTGCCAAGCTATCGGAAATAGAAGTTATTGATGCTGATGATGAAACTAAAGAAGCGATCGCTGATTGGCATTATTGGCTTGCTAGAGGATACAAGTTTTAA
- a CDS encoding diguanylate cyclase: MFARKILVVEDEKALALNIKNSLHKLGYNVSETTDYGDEAIKQVAENHPHLVLIDICLPGEINGMQVADIIQNNYQIPVLYLTEYSQYIKLQNNQLSEPFSYILKPFTETDLHIAVEMALHKDQINKRLQEEKQRMAAIINSMNCAVVVTSSDGRIQMMNPVAEALTGWKQDEALDRDLSEVVCLLDQDLDQTIDNLAIQAMTAGKVLNLPENCTLIAKDGKEIPIGDNVAPIRDSNGNITGAVLVFQDITQRKQMEAQLLRNAFYDGLTALPNRVLFLDRLKLAIERRKRRNDYHFAVLFLDLDGFKGINDRLGHGIGDDILVAIARRLESCIRSGDTVGRFGGDEFAVLIEEIKDLSDAINVAKRIQDTLGLPLHLNGQEICITASIGIALNSSSYNEPESVLRDADIALYRAKQQGKARYGVFDEGTNF, translated from the coding sequence ATGTTCGCCCGCAAAATCCTAGTTGTTGAAGATGAGAAAGCCTTAGCCTTAAATATTAAAAATAGTTTACACAAATTAGGTTATAATGTATCAGAAACTACGGATTATGGCGATGAGGCAATAAAACAAGTCGCTGAAAATCATCCCCATTTAGTATTAATTGATATTTGCTTACCAGGGGAAATTAATGGTATGCAAGTAGCAGATATTATCCAAAACAATTACCAAATACCTGTGTTGTATTTAACTGAGTATTCACAATATATAAAGTTACAAAACAATCAATTAAGTGAACCTTTTAGTTATATTCTCAAACCATTTACAGAAACAGATTTGCATATTGCTGTTGAAATGGCTCTTCACAAAGACCAAATCAACAAAAGATTACAAGAAGAAAAACAGAGAATGGCGGCAATTATTAACAGTATGAACTGTGCAGTAGTTGTCACATCTAGTGATGGTCGCATCCAAATGATGAACCCAGTAGCGGAGGCCCTGACTGGTTGGAAGCAAGATGAAGCGTTAGATAGAGATTTATCGGAAGTAGTATGTTTACTCGATCAAGATTTGGATCAAACGATTGACAATTTAGCTATACAAGCAATGACAGCAGGTAAAGTTTTGAATTTACCAGAAAACTGTACGTTAATTGCTAAAGATGGTAAAGAAATACCAATTGGGGATAATGTTGCGCCTATTCGGGATAGTAACGGTAATATTACTGGTGCAGTGTTGGTATTTCAAGACATTACTCAACGTAAGCAAATGGAAGCCCAACTGCTGAGGAATGCTTTTTATGATGGACTGACAGCATTACCTAATCGTGTTTTATTTTTAGACAGGCTAAAGCTAGCGATAGAACGAAGAAAAAGACGTAATGATTATCATTTTGCAGTTTTGTTTTTAGATTTAGATGGGTTTAAAGGAATTAACGATCGCTTGGGACACGGAATAGGGGATGATATTTTAGTAGCGATCGCTCGCAGGTTAGAATCATGTATACGCAGTGGCGACACCGTAGGTCGATTTGGCGGTGATGAATTCGCCGTGCTTATAGAAGAAATTAAAGACCTTAGCGACGCCATTAACGTTGCCAAACGTATTCAAGACACCTTAGGGTTGCCACTTCATCTCAACGGACAAGAAATATGTATCACAGCTAGCATCGGTATTGCGTTGAATAGTAGTAGTTATAATGAGCCTGAAAGTGTGTTGAGGGATGCTGATATTGCGCTATACCGCGCTAAACAGCAAGGAAAAGCGCGTTATGGCGTATTTGATGAAGGCACTAATTTTTAG
- a CDS encoding hybrid sensor histidine kinase/response regulator produces the protein MSDFPTASILLVDDNPTNLSVLRQALKELGLNVRIATNGEEALAQVQRKLPDLILLDVKMPGIDGFETCRQLKSNAITQDIPVIFMTAQTDTTSKVKGLSAGAVDYVTKPFEQEEVLARVKVHLQLRHLNYALHQTNETLEQRVKERTTALEKAQVQLVQQEKMSTLGQLVAGVAHEINNPIGYIAGNLHQTALALNDVLEHLRLYQTTFPNPGDAIEEHARDIDLEYLLNDLPKMIASMKAGCDRIKNISTSLRSFSRADKDSKVLCDIHEGIDSTLLILKYRLQANEQRPDIEVIKEYGDLPLIECFPGQLNQVFMNILANAIDALEEGNAGRSFEDIQAHPNKIIIITQFIKEQQQVVIKIADNGIGMSESVKQHIFEQLFTTKPVGKGTGLGLAIVQQIVVEKHGGAIDVKSVVGQGTEFIIYLSLSS, from the coding sequence ATGTCAGACTTTCCTACTGCATCAATTCTGTTAGTCGATGACAATCCCACTAATTTGTCAGTACTCAGACAAGCGCTCAAAGAACTTGGGCTGAATGTCCGAATTGCCACAAATGGAGAAGAAGCTTTAGCACAGGTGCAACGCAAGCTACCCGATCTCATCTTGCTAGATGTGAAAATGCCGGGGATAGATGGCTTTGAAACCTGTCGCCAACTCAAGTCAAATGCAATCACGCAAGATATTCCGGTGATTTTCATGACTGCTCAGACCGATACCACCAGCAAAGTCAAAGGCTTATCGGCGGGTGCAGTGGATTATGTCACCAAACCCTTTGAGCAAGAGGAAGTCTTAGCCCGCGTGAAAGTGCATCTGCAACTACGGCATCTTAACTATGCATTGCACCAGACAAATGAAACACTAGAGCAACGGGTCAAAGAACGCACAACAGCTTTGGAAAAAGCACAAGTTCAATTAGTACAACAGGAAAAAATGTCAACCTTGGGGCAGTTGGTCGCGGGTGTTGCCCATGAGATTAATAACCCTATAGGCTACATTGCAGGCAATCTTCACCAGACAGCACTGGCACTTAACGATGTTTTGGAACATCTGCGCCTGTACCAAACAACATTTCCCAATCCTGGAGACGCTATTGAAGAACATGCCAGAGACATTGATTTGGAATACTTGCTCAATGACTTGCCCAAGATGATTGCGTCTATGAAAGCAGGATGCGATCGCATTAAAAATATTAGCACGTCTCTTCGTAGTTTCTCGCGTGCTGACAAAGATAGTAAAGTGCTTTGCGACATTCACGAGGGTATCGACAGCACGCTTTTAATTTTAAAATATCGCCTCCAAGCCAATGAGCAGCGCCCAGATATTGAAGTCATCAAAGAATATGGAGACTTGCCGCTAATCGAATGTTTTCCTGGTCAGTTAAACCAAGTATTCATGAATATTTTGGCCAATGCCATCGATGCTTTAGAAGAAGGCAATGCCGGACGTAGCTTTGAAGATATTCAAGCTCATCCTAATAAGATTATTATTATAACACAATTTATCAAAGAACAGCAACAGGTGGTGATTAAAATTGCTGACAACGGCATTGGCATGTCTGAGTCGGTGAAACAACACATTTTTGAACAGTTATTCACCACTAAACCGGTGGGGAAAGGAACGGGTTTAGGGTTAGCGATCGTCCAGCAAATTGTGGTAGAAAAACATGGTGGGGCGATCGATGTTAAGTCTGTGGTTGGTCAGGGTACTGAGTTTATTATTTATTTGAGTTTGAGTAGTTAG
- the folB gene encoding dihydroneopterin aldolase, with product MDCIHLTGIRCYGYTGYLHEEQVLGQWFEVDVKLWLDISKAAKTDAIEDTLDYRSVISLIQNLVKTSKFALLERLVGAIADAILTECDRVTQVQLTLSKPAAPIPDFGGKISIEITRSKSNL from the coding sequence ATGGACTGCATTCATTTGACCGGAATTCGCTGCTATGGTTACACTGGGTATCTGCATGAAGAACAGGTGCTAGGACAATGGTTTGAAGTAGATGTGAAGTTATGGTTGGATATCTCAAAAGCTGCCAAGACTGACGCGATCGAAGATACTCTAGATTATCGCAGCGTCATTAGCTTAATACAAAATCTGGTAAAAACATCTAAATTTGCTCTACTGGAACGGTTGGTAGGTGCGATCGCAGATGCTATCCTCACAGAATGCGATCGTGTTACACAAGTCCAACTCACTCTCAGCAAGCCTGCTGCACCCATCCCAGACTTTGGGGGCAAAATTAGCATTGAAATTACCAGAAGTAAATCCAACTTGTAA
- a CDS encoding FIST C-terminal domain-containing protein, with protein sequence MLKVAVGHSNDPNASAAIDEVIEQCVQSLAGQVPQAGILFTAIDFDHPLILERIQDVFPGIDLIGGTTDGEISSVLNYQQDSITLMVFCSDQVEIHAGLGRGVSKNAVAATQQAVSEAQGKSKLATKLCLTVPESLTTSGVRILDGLKQALGDRTLIVGGTAADQQRMQHTYQFYRGEVLSDSVPILLFSGDVLFSCGMGGGWKTIGKQGIVTKVNGNILYEIDGKPALEFYLHYLGAPPSDEYPLAVYEPSGQKYFMRSPNGYDNDTGSIRFFTDIPDQAQVQMLEASRKELLSASQISFQQALETYPGNQPTAAVLISCASRRHLLGTRTEGEYETIKKNLAKDLPCCGFYSYGELAPLSPKSETYFHNETFVTLLLGVQ encoded by the coding sequence ATGTTGAAAGTTGCAGTCGGTCACAGCAATGATCCAAATGCCTCAGCAGCCATTGACGAAGTTATTGAGCAATGTGTGCAATCTTTAGCAGGTCAGGTTCCTCAAGCAGGCATTCTGTTTACAGCTATTGACTTCGATCATCCTCTGATTCTAGAACGGATTCAGGATGTCTTTCCAGGCATTGATTTAATCGGGGGTACGACGGATGGAGAAATATCATCAGTGCTGAATTACCAACAAGATTCTATCACTTTGATGGTATTTTGCTCGGATCAAGTTGAAATTCATGCCGGGCTAGGGCGGGGAGTGTCAAAAAATGCCGTTGCTGCCACCCAACAAGCTGTTAGTGAGGCACAGGGCAAAAGTAAATTAGCAACCAAGTTGTGTCTGACAGTTCCGGAAAGCCTGACAACCAGCGGTGTACGGATTTTGGATGGGTTAAAGCAAGCACTGGGCGATCGCACTTTGATCGTCGGAGGTACTGCTGCCGATCAACAGCGGATGCAGCATACATATCAATTTTACCGTGGCGAGGTATTGAGTGATTCAGTACCCATCCTATTATTCTCTGGAGATGTGTTGTTCTCCTGTGGGATGGGAGGGGGTTGGAAAACCATCGGCAAACAAGGAATTGTCACTAAGGTTAATGGCAATATTCTTTATGAAATTGATGGTAAACCTGCTTTGGAGTTTTACCTTCATTATTTAGGTGCGCCTCCTTCAGATGAGTATCCCCTGGCTGTCTATGAACCAAGTGGTCAAAAATATTTTATGAGGTCACCTAATGGTTATGACAACGATACAGGCAGCATTCGCTTTTTCACCGATATTCCAGATCAAGCTCAGGTGCAAATGTTAGAAGCCAGCCGAAAAGAACTGCTGTCAGCATCACAAATTTCATTCCAACAAGCTTTAGAAACTTATCCAGGTAATCAACCCACCGCAGCCGTTTTAATTTCCTGTGCATCTCGGCGTCATCTGTTGGGCACTCGCACTGAAGGAGAATACGAAACAATTAAAAAAAACCTTGCCAAAGATTTACCTTGTTGCGGATTTTATTCCTACGGGGAATTAGCACCACTATCACCAAAGAGTGAAACTTATTTCCACAACGAGACGTTTGTCACGTTATTGTTGGGAGTACAGTAA
- a CDS encoding nucleoside deaminase, whose product MDEFMEAAIQEAKQGRQEGGIPIGSVLVKDGKLLGRGHNKRVQDGDPVTHAEIDCLRNAGRIGSYRGTTLYSTLMPCYLCAGAVVQFGIKKVIAGESRTFPGAKEFMVSHGVEVIDLNLDECEQMMSEFIESNPELWNEDIGK is encoded by the coding sequence ATGGACGAATTTATGGAAGCTGCAATTCAAGAAGCAAAACAAGGTAGACAAGAAGGCGGAATTCCCATTGGTTCCGTTCTCGTCAAAGATGGCAAACTTCTCGGCAGAGGACACAACAAGCGTGTGCAAGATGGCGATCCTGTCACCCACGCCGAAATCGATTGTCTTCGTAACGCCGGTAGAATTGGCAGCTACAGAGGTACAACATTATATTCAACCTTAATGCCGTGTTATTTGTGCGCTGGGGCAGTGGTGCAATTTGGCATTAAAAAAGTTATCGCTGGAGAATCTCGCACTTTTCCAGGCGCTAAAGAATTTATGGTATCCCACGGGGTGGAAGTAATTGACCTTAATCTTGACGAATGCGAACAGATGATGAGTGAATTTATTGAATCTAACCCGGAACTTTGGAATGAGGATATTGGTAAGTAG
- a CDS encoding sugar O-acetyltransferase — MERTEKQKMLAGELYLANDPELASESKRASRLLRMYNATTEEQREQRRQILQELFAKVGEEISIVPPFHCDYGSNISAGNGFYMNYGCVILDCNLVEIGDNVLCAPYVQIYTAYHPTEPEIRLSGRELAAPIKIGNNVWIGGGAIICPGVTIGDNTTIGAGSVVVKNIPANVVAVGNPCRIIRHLSSS, encoded by the coding sequence ATGGAACGAACAGAAAAACAAAAAATGCTCGCTGGCGAGTTATATCTTGCGAATGATCCGGAATTAGCTTCTGAAAGTAAACGTGCCAGTCGTCTTCTACGAATGTACAATGCTACAACAGAAGAACAGCGAGAGCAAAGAAGACAAATTTTACAAGAATTGTTTGCCAAAGTAGGCGAAGAAATATCAATTGTGCCGCCATTTCACTGTGACTATGGCAGCAATATTTCTGCTGGTAATGGGTTCTATATGAATTATGGGTGTGTGATTTTAGACTGTAATTTAGTTGAAATTGGTGATAATGTTTTATGTGCGCCTTACGTGCAGATTTATACTGCTTATCATCCAACAGAACCAGAAATTAGACTTTCTGGTAGAGAACTTGCTGCCCCGATTAAAATTGGTAACAATGTCTGGATTGGTGGTGGTGCAATTATTTGTCCAGGAGTAACAATAGGGGACAATACCACCATTGGTGCTGGCAGTGTAGTTGTCAAAAATATTCCTGCAAATGTCGTGGCTGTCGGCAATCCCTGCCGGATTATTCGACATTTATCCTCAAGTTGA
- a CDS encoding response regulator: protein MQAFDYESKCQELEKENRILKKKLERSAVDRRRFEETIEKRQSLLTRVIQELRESQQKLESQRIQLEEAKIAADQANEAKSEFLANMSHELRTPLNGILGYVQILQRSQTLTEKDTKGVSVIHQCASHLLTLINDILDLSKIEAHKLELQPATFDLPSFVQGVVEICQVRAEQKGITFIYEPNFQLPRGIYADEKRLRQVLLNLLGNAIKFTDCGSVTFQIHTQALHSQAQLRQRLRFEVIDTGVGMSPDQLERIFLPFEQVGSTKKQTEGTGLGLAISHKIVTMMGSQIQVQSQLNTGSTFWFELEVMEVQDWAMAATTTQQQQVRIVGYEGTKRQVLVVDDKCENRSVIVNLLEPLGFAVIEAENGQVGLDKALEIQPDVVITDLVMPIMHGFELLKHLRHSPQLQHVVAIASSASVFDADKDQSLNGGADAFLPKPVQADLMLELIAKHLNLTWVYDQAANESRQERSLLSNLTQMVLPSLEILNYLYELTLDGEIDAVSAEAEKLKLGHPEFTDFAQKVIQMAEDCQLIQIKAFLKQSLSQVLS from the coding sequence ATGCAAGCTTTTGACTACGAGAGTAAGTGTCAGGAACTAGAAAAAGAGAATCGTATTCTGAAAAAGAAGTTAGAACGCTCTGCTGTTGATCGCAGGCGGTTTGAGGAGACAATTGAGAAGAGACAATCGCTATTAACGCGAGTGATTCAGGAGTTACGGGAATCTCAACAAAAGCTGGAATCACAAAGAATCCAGCTAGAAGAGGCAAAAATTGCAGCTGATCAAGCTAACGAAGCTAAGAGTGAATTTTTAGCCAACATGAGTCACGAATTACGCACACCGCTCAACGGGATTCTAGGATATGTGCAGATTTTACAACGTTCTCAAACACTGACCGAGAAAGATACTAAAGGTGTGAGTGTGATTCATCAGTGTGCTTCCCACCTCCTCACCTTGATTAACGATATTTTGGATCTGTCTAAAATCGAAGCTCATAAATTGGAACTCCAGCCTGCCACATTTGATTTGCCTTCCTTCGTGCAAGGAGTTGTGGAAATTTGTCAGGTGCGAGCTGAACAAAAAGGAATTACCTTTATTTATGAACCCAATTTTCAACTTCCAAGAGGGATTTATGCAGATGAAAAACGCTTACGACAAGTTTTGCTCAATTTGTTGGGAAACGCCATCAAATTCACCGACTGCGGCAGCGTGACATTTCAAATTCACACTCAGGCATTGCATTCTCAAGCACAATTGCGGCAGCGGCTACGCTTTGAAGTAATTGATACAGGTGTGGGTATGAGTCCTGACCAGTTAGAAAGAATCTTTTTACCCTTTGAACAAGTCGGCAGTACCAAAAAGCAAACAGAAGGAACAGGCTTAGGATTGGCAATTAGCCACAAGATTGTCACCATGATGGGTAGTCAAATTCAGGTGCAGAGTCAATTGAATACTGGCAGTACTTTTTGGTTTGAACTAGAGGTGATGGAGGTGCAAGATTGGGCGATGGCAGCCACAACCACTCAACAGCAACAGGTAAGGATTGTGGGTTATGAAGGCACAAAGCGCCAAGTACTCGTAGTGGATGACAAATGCGAAAACCGTTCGGTGATTGTCAACTTACTTGAACCTCTTGGTTTTGCAGTAATTGAAGCCGAAAATGGCCAAGTAGGACTTGATAAAGCATTGGAAATACAGCCTGATGTGGTGATTACAGATTTGGTGATGCCGATTATGCATGGCTTTGAACTGCTTAAGCATTTACGACATTCACCCCAACTACAGCATGTAGTGGCGATCGCATCCTCAGCAAGTGTCTTTGATGCCGATAAAGATCAGAGTTTGAATGGAGGAGCCGATGCTTTTTTGCCTAAACCTGTGCAAGCAGATCTAATGTTGGAACTGATTGCCAAACACCTCAACTTAACATGGGTATATGACCAAGCTGCAAATGAGTCTAGACAAGAGCGATCGCTCTTGAGTAATCTGACTCAAATGGTTCTACCATCTTTAGAGATTCTCAACTATTTATATGAATTAACTTTGGACGGAGAAATTGATGCTGTGTCTGCTGAAGCTGAAAAGCTGAAGTTAGGGCATCCTGAATTTACAGATTTTGCTCAGAAGGTTATTCAAATGGCAGAAGACTGTCAACTTATACAAATTAAAGCTTTCCTGAAGCAATCTTTATCTCAAGTGCTGAGTTAG
- the rbsK gene encoding ribokinase encodes MCIIVFGSINLDLVATAPRLPVAGETLLGEDFFKIPGGKGANQAVALARLGIPTQMVGRLGADSFGAELVSNLQAAGVGTDNIFVDETVSSGVAIITVNHAGENQIIVIPGANGRVNQEDVNRLSHLLPTAKVLLLQLEIPITAVVAAAQAAQNANIKVILDPAPAQSNLPKGLYPLVDIITPNEVEAGQLVGFAVNGEESAAKAAKVLLQRGVKSAIVKLGAKGIICATAEETFFVPAFPVHAVDTVAAGDAFNGGLAAALFAGLSLHQAVIWGAAAGALAATKLGAQTSLPDKLTFDAFLKERGVREK; translated from the coding sequence ATGTGCATCATCGTCTTCGGCAGCATCAATCTAGATTTAGTAGCGACAGCCCCCCGGTTGCCAGTTGCAGGAGAAACATTGCTGGGAGAAGATTTTTTTAAAATACCGGGAGGCAAAGGCGCAAATCAAGCGGTAGCATTAGCGCGGTTGGGAATTCCTACCCAGATGGTGGGACGTTTAGGCGCAGACAGTTTTGGTGCAGAACTTGTTAGTAATTTGCAAGCTGCTGGTGTGGGGACTGACAATATTTTTGTAGATGAAACCGTAAGTTCTGGAGTCGCCATTATCACTGTAAACCATGCTGGCGAGAATCAAATTATTGTGATTCCTGGTGCAAATGGACGTGTTAATCAGGAAGATGTCAATCGATTATCCCACTTATTACCAACAGCAAAAGTACTGCTTTTACAACTAGAAATTCCGATTACTGCCGTAGTGGCAGCTGCCCAAGCAGCACAAAATGCAAATATCAAAGTAATTCTTGACCCCGCACCTGCACAGTCTAATTTACCGAAGGGACTTTACCCTTTAGTAGATATTATTACACCAAACGAAGTTGAAGCAGGGCAATTGGTGGGTTTTGCGGTTAACGGGGAAGAATCAGCAGCAAAGGCAGCTAAAGTTTTATTGCAACGGGGTGTAAAATCTGCGATCGTCAAACTAGGTGCCAAAGGTATTATTTGTGCCACAGCTGAGGAAACTTTTTTTGTCCCAGCCTTCCCAGTTCATGCAGTGGACACCGTTGCTGCTGGCGATGCTTTTAATGGCGGCTTAGCAGCAGCACTTTTTGCAGGACTTTCTTTACATCAAGCAGTTATTTGGGGTGCAGCAGCAGGTGCTTTGGCAGCCACAAAACTAGGGGCACAAACTTCCTTACCTGATAAATTAACGTTTGATGCTTTTCTTAAAGAAAGGGGAGTGAGGGAGAAATGA